A portion of the Lolium rigidum isolate FL_2022 chromosome 1, APGP_CSIRO_Lrig_0.1, whole genome shotgun sequence genome contains these proteins:
- the LOC124682483 gene encoding uncharacterized protein LOC124682483 translates to MPTAPVSGSDSDHHHDGGTVMADVLSKGRESCYKARDAFYACLENHADKKPTEIATVGLLYPADCKKSRAQYVNTCRPSWVRHFDRQHCAKKRVQRLLDADEDQRGPMSLPQPYTFKQ, encoded by the exons ATGCCCACCGCCCCCGTCTCCGGCTCCGACTCCGACCACCACCACGACGGCGGAACAGTCATGGCCGACGTCCTCTCCAAGGGCCGCGAGTCCTGCTACAAG GCCCGAGACGCCTTCTACGCGTGTTTGGAGAACCACGCGGACAAGAAGCCCACCGAGATCGCCACCGTCGGGCTCCTCTACCCCGCCGACTGCAAGAAGTCCCGCGCCCAGTACGTCAACACCTGCCGCCCCTCCTGG GTGAGGCACTTCGACCGGCAGCACTGCGCCAAGAAGCGGGTGCAGAGGCTGCTCGACGCCGATGAGGACCAACGGGGCCCCATGTCGCTGCCCCAGCCCTACACCTTCAAGCAGTAG